Proteins from a genomic interval of Lysobacter stagni:
- a CDS encoding DUF72 domain-containing protein, with the protein MDLLNDHPRPVDGIRVGIGGWTFAPWRDNFYPKGLVQRRELEYASRKLTAIEVNGTYYGAQKPATYAKWASETPEGFVFSAKAPMRIMQSRALAKTGPQIEDFVGGIASLGDRLGPLVWQFDANQKIQREPFSEFLQLLPREVEGRTLRHVLDVRDAAFVDADYIALARRHNMATVFTDSEEHPSFADVTADFVYARLMCSQSDVPTGYTAQQLSNWAERAHRWADGQQPAKLPSLSPEPAPQRKRDVYIFFISAAKERNPAAAMGLIERL; encoded by the coding sequence ATGGACCTTTTGAACGATCACCCGCGCCCCGTCGACGGCATCCGTGTCGGCATCGGTGGCTGGACGTTCGCGCCCTGGCGCGACAACTTCTATCCCAAGGGGCTGGTGCAGCGGCGCGAGCTGGAATACGCCAGCCGCAAGCTCACCGCCATCGAAGTCAACGGCACGTACTACGGCGCGCAGAAGCCGGCGACCTACGCCAAGTGGGCATCGGAAACGCCGGAAGGTTTCGTGTTCTCGGCCAAGGCGCCGATGCGCATCATGCAGTCGCGCGCATTGGCGAAGACGGGCCCGCAGATCGAGGACTTCGTCGGCGGCATCGCCTCGCTGGGCGATCGCCTGGGGCCGCTGGTATGGCAGTTCGACGCCAACCAGAAGATCCAGCGTGAGCCCTTCTCCGAATTCCTGCAGCTGCTGCCGCGCGAGGTCGAAGGCCGCACGCTGCGCCATGTGCTGGATGTGCGCGATGCCGCCTTCGTCGATGCCGACTACATCGCACTCGCACGCCGTCACAACATGGCGACGGTGTTCACCGATTCCGAGGAACACCCCTCCTTCGCCGATGTCACTGCCGATTTCGTCTACGCCCGGCTGATGTGCTCGCAAAGCGACGTCCCCACCGGCTACACGGCGCAGCAACTGTCGAACTGGGCCGAGCGGGCGCATCGCTGGGCCGACGGCCAGCAACCTGCGAAGCTGCCGTCGCTGTCGCCGGAACCCGCACCGCAGCGCAAGCGCGACGTGTACATCTTCTTCATCAGCGCCGCGAAGGAGCGCAACCCGGCCGCTGCGATGGGACTGATCGAACGTCTCTGA
- the fdhD gene encoding formate dehydrogenase accessory sulfurtransferase FdhD, giving the protein MNEPLHAVRALRLSGDGRASHDDRVIVEAPVALLYNGSPFAVMMATPDALEDFALGFAVSEGIVATPDEFRLVDVVRGDDGIALHAAIPQARFDALETRRRGLEGRSGCGLCGVESLQAAMRPVPPVTASTRVTMPQIHAALAALVGQQPLNALSGGVHAAAFASKHGLLVREDVGRHNALDKLIGAMARSEPALRADDGFAVVTSRASYEIVHKAATAGIGVLVAISAPTDLAIRTAQAAGLTLAAFARGDSLNVYSHPDRLESAA; this is encoded by the coding sequence ATGAACGAGCCGTTGCACGCGGTACGGGCGTTGCGCCTGAGCGGCGACGGTCGCGCCTCGCACGACGACCGCGTCATCGTCGAGGCGCCGGTCGCGCTGCTCTATAACGGCTCGCCGTTCGCGGTAATGATGGCCACGCCCGACGCGCTGGAAGACTTCGCACTGGGCTTCGCCGTGAGCGAGGGCATCGTTGCCACGCCGGACGAGTTCCGCCTGGTCGATGTCGTGCGCGGCGATGACGGGATCGCCCTGCACGCGGCGATCCCGCAGGCGCGGTTCGACGCGCTCGAGACGCGCCGGCGCGGGCTGGAAGGCCGCAGCGGTTGCGGTCTGTGCGGCGTGGAGTCGCTGCAGGCGGCAATGCGGCCCGTGCCACCGGTGACCGCATCGACGCGCGTGACGATGCCGCAGATCCATGCCGCGCTCGCGGCGCTGGTCGGCCAGCAGCCGCTCAACGCGCTCAGCGGTGGCGTGCACGCCGCCGCGTTCGCATCGAAGCACGGCCTGCTGGTGCGCGAGGACGTGGGACGCCACAACGCGCTGGACAAACTCATCGGCGCGATGGCGCGGAGCGAACCGGCGTTGCGCGCCGACGACGGCTTCGCCGTCGTCACATCACGCGCGTCGTACGAGATCGTGCACAAGGCCGCCACCGCCGGCATCGGCGTGCTGGTGGCCATCTCCGCACCGACCGACCTGGCCATCCGCACCGCGCAGGCGGCCGGGCTCACGCTGGCCGCGTTCGCGCGCGGGGACTCGCTGAACGTGTATTCACACCCGGACCGCCTCGAAAGCGCGGCCTGA
- a CDS encoding FdhF/YdeP family oxidoreductase, translating to MSDKNAIDTYDKPAGGWDALKSSWQALREQQVVMKGAGTLLRANQPRGFDCPGCAWPDRNPHSTFEFCENGVKAVANEATSRRVTRGFFDQHAVGWLASQDDHFLEAQGRLTEPMAYDANSDTYRPIGWDEAFATIAEALDALASPDEAIFYTSGRTSNEAAFLYQLFVREFGTNNLPDCSNMCHEASGVALTEQLGSGKGSVTLEDFELAQAIFIFGQNPGTNHPRMLGELRSAARRGCRIVAFNPLRERGLERFANPQSPADMLGGSSTQIASEYYQPRIGGDLAVATALCKAVVESGTVDRAFVAAHTHGYDAFDAAMRATPWDALERESGLTRAQLEQAARTYIASDATILCWGMGITQHARSVATIQMLASLLLLRGNIGKPGAGPCPVRGHSNVQGDRTMGIYEQPSPAFLDRLGAAFDFTPPREHGYDTIGAIEAMHDGRARVFFAMGGNFAAATPDTARVHEALRRCDLTVHVSTKLNRSHLVHGRRALILPCLGRTEIDLQAGGPQAVTVEDSMSMVHLSSGMNPPASEHLLSEPAIVARLAAAALPRSRTPWLWLIEDYDRIRDRIAQVIEGFTDFNTRVRVPGGFHLHHPGRERVFPTASGKAGFHVHPLDPHRAQGDLLRLMTVRSHDQYNTTVYGLDDRYRGVHGLRRVCFISRTDLERLGLRDGETVDITSVWSDGERTAHGFRLVEYDIPTGCLASYFPETNALVPLDHHAERARTPASKSIPVRLKRSAS from the coding sequence ATGTCCGACAAGAACGCCATCGACACCTACGACAAGCCCGCCGGTGGCTGGGATGCACTGAAGAGTTCCTGGCAGGCGCTGCGCGAGCAGCAGGTCGTGATGAAGGGCGCCGGCACGCTGCTGCGCGCCAACCAGCCGCGCGGATTCGACTGCCCCGGCTGCGCATGGCCCGACCGCAATCCGCATTCCACCTTCGAATTCTGCGAGAACGGCGTCAAGGCCGTCGCCAACGAAGCGACCTCGCGGCGCGTCACGCGTGGGTTCTTCGACCAGCACGCGGTCGGCTGGCTCGCGTCGCAGGACGATCATTTCCTGGAGGCGCAGGGCCGCCTGACCGAGCCGATGGCGTACGACGCCAACAGCGACACCTACCGTCCGATCGGATGGGACGAGGCATTCGCGACGATCGCCGAAGCACTCGACGCGCTGGCTTCGCCGGACGAAGCGATCTTCTACACCTCCGGGCGCACCTCGAACGAGGCGGCGTTCCTGTACCAGCTGTTCGTGCGCGAATTCGGCACCAACAATCTGCCCGACTGCTCGAACATGTGCCACGAGGCCTCGGGCGTCGCGCTGACCGAACAGCTGGGCAGCGGCAAGGGTTCGGTGACGCTGGAGGATTTCGAACTCGCCCAGGCCATCTTCATCTTCGGGCAGAACCCTGGCACCAACCATCCGCGCATGCTGGGCGAACTGCGCAGCGCCGCGCGCCGCGGCTGCCGCATCGTCGCGTTCAATCCGCTGCGCGAACGCGGGCTGGAACGCTTCGCCAACCCGCAATCGCCCGCCGACATGCTGGGTGGTTCGTCCACGCAGATCGCCTCGGAGTACTACCAGCCGCGCATCGGTGGCGACCTGGCGGTGGCCACCGCGCTGTGCAAGGCCGTGGTCGAATCGGGCACGGTGGACCGCGCCTTCGTCGCCGCGCACACGCACGGTTACGACGCGTTCGACGCCGCCATGCGCGCCACGCCCTGGGATGCGCTCGAACGCGAATCGGGCCTGACGCGCGCGCAACTCGAACAGGCCGCGCGCACCTACATCGCCAGCGACGCCACCATCCTGTGCTGGGGCATGGGCATCACCCAGCACGCGCGCAGCGTGGCGACGATCCAGATGCTCGCCAGCCTGCTGCTCCTGCGCGGCAACATCGGCAAGCCCGGTGCGGGCCCGTGCCCGGTGCGCGGCCATTCCAACGTGCAGGGCGACCGCACGATGGGCATCTACGAGCAGCCCTCGCCCGCGTTCCTCGACCGCCTCGGCGCCGCCTTCGATTTCACGCCGCCGCGCGAACACGGCTACGACACCATCGGCGCCATCGAGGCGATGCACGACGGCCGCGCCAGGGTGTTCTTCGCGATGGGCGGCAACTTCGCCGCGGCCACGCCGGATACCGCGCGCGTCCACGAAGCGCTGCGCCGTTGCGACCTCACCGTGCATGTGAGCACCAAGCTCAACCGCTCCCACCTGGTGCACGGACGACGCGCGTTGATCCTGCCGTGCCTGGGCCGCACCGAGATCGACCTGCAGGCCGGTGGCCCGCAGGCGGTGACGGTGGAAGACTCGATGAGCATGGTGCACCTGTCTTCCGGCATGAATCCGCCGGCGTCGGAGCACCTGTTGTCGGAGCCGGCCATCGTCGCGCGCCTGGCCGCCGCCGCGTTGCCGCGCAGCCGCACGCCGTGGCTGTGGTTGATCGAGGACTACGACCGCATCCGCGATCGCATCGCGCAGGTGATCGAAGGATTCACCGACTTCAACACGCGCGTGCGCGTGCCCGGCGGATTCCACCTGCATCATCCGGGCCGCGAGCGCGTGTTCCCCACCGCCAGCGGCAAGGCCGGTTTCCATGTGCACCCGCTGGACCCGCACCGTGCGCAGGGCGATCTTCTCCGCCTGATGACCGTGCGCTCGCACGACCAGTACAACACCACCGTGTACGGCCTGGACGACCGCTACCGCGGCGTGCACGGGTTGCGCCGCGTGTGCTTCATCTCGCGAACGGACCTCGAACGGCTGGGCCTGCGCGACGGCGAAACCGTCGACATCACCTCGGTATGGAGCGACGGCGAACGCACGGCGCACGGTTTCCGCCTGGTCGAGTACGACATCCCGACCGGCTGCCTGGCCAGCTACTTCCCCGAAACCAACGCGCTGGTACCGCTGGACCACCACGCCGAGCGCGCACGCACGCCGGCATCGAAGTCGATTCCGGTGCGCCTGAAGCGGAGCGCGTCGTGA
- a CDS encoding DUF885 domain-containing protein has product MPSFRPTLLAAAVLTASLAACQPQTAPAPADTHATAAAPASDPAVDQRFSEISQQWLDGWLRLNPVSATQIGKHDYDGEIDDLSAAGRQAQVEFAKKILAELDGIDTARLSRENQIDAAILRNQARGDVWSVETLQSWAWDPQVYSGLAGGAIYNLMAREFAPMPQRLKSATARMQEIPKVYAQMRENLDPARVPKIHAEKVAKQNAGMLSLIDTFIVPNADQLQGEDRKQLDAAVANLRKAVAEQQTWLDKTLVPNAKGDFRIGQTLYDEKLQFSLNSSLSRAEIKQRAEGELKRVRGEMYAIAQTVLKDKPGAPEMPANPTPEQQQKAIEAALELAYADKPARDQVVDFAKKTLADATDFTRKHDLVTVPNDPVKIILMPEFQRGVAVAYCDSPGPLDKGLDTYYAISPIPDDWDDKQVDSFLREYNSRMIHLLSIHEAMPGHYLEGVHSAESHSTLRSVLRSGLFAEGWAVYTEDMMADAGYLDNDPLFRLVQLKFYLRTIANAILDQGVHVDNWTREQAMELMTKQAFQQEREAAGKWERAQLTSAQLPTYFVGAQEHFDMRKAVEAKLGDKFNAKAYHDQVLSYGAPPVRYVREMMLDEPIK; this is encoded by the coding sequence ATGCCGTCGTTCCGTCCCACCCTGCTTGCCGCTGCGGTACTCACCGCCAGCCTCGCCGCCTGCCAGCCGCAGACCGCCCCCGCCCCTGCCGATACGCACGCCACCGCCGCAGCGCCTGCGTCGGACCCGGCCGTCGACCAGCGCTTCAGCGAGATCTCCCAGCAGTGGCTGGACGGCTGGCTGCGTCTGAACCCGGTCAGCGCCACGCAGATCGGCAAGCACGACTACGACGGCGAGATCGACGACCTCAGCGCCGCAGGCCGCCAGGCACAGGTCGAGTTCGCGAAGAAGATCCTCGCCGAGCTCGACGGCATCGACACCGCCAGGCTTTCGCGTGAGAACCAGATCGACGCGGCGATCCTGCGCAACCAGGCGCGAGGCGACGTGTGGAGCGTCGAGACGTTGCAGAGCTGGGCGTGGGATCCGCAGGTGTACAGCGGCCTGGCCGGCGGTGCGATCTACAACCTGATGGCGCGCGAGTTCGCGCCGATGCCGCAGCGCCTGAAGTCGGCGACCGCGCGCATGCAGGAGATCCCGAAGGTCTATGCGCAGATGCGCGAGAACCTGGACCCGGCGCGCGTGCCGAAGATCCACGCCGAGAAGGTGGCCAAGCAGAACGCCGGCATGCTCAGCCTGATCGACACGTTCATCGTGCCCAACGCCGACCAGTTGCAGGGAGAGGATCGCAAGCAGCTCGACGCCGCCGTCGCCAACCTGCGCAAGGCCGTGGCCGAGCAGCAGACGTGGCTGGACAAGACGCTGGTGCCCAACGCCAAGGGCGATTTCCGCATCGGCCAGACGCTGTACGACGAGAAGCTGCAGTTCTCGCTGAATTCCTCGCTGTCGCGCGCGGAGATCAAGCAGCGCGCCGAAGGCGAACTCAAGCGCGTGCGCGGCGAGATGTACGCCATCGCCCAGACCGTGCTGAAGGACAAGCCGGGCGCGCCGGAGATGCCGGCCAACCCGACGCCGGAACAGCAGCAGAAGGCCATCGAGGCAGCGCTCGAACTGGCCTACGCCGACAAGCCCGCGCGCGACCAGGTGGTGGACTTCGCCAAGAAGACGCTGGCCGACGCCACCGACTTCACGCGCAAGCACGACCTGGTCACCGTGCCGAACGACCCGGTCAAGATCATCCTGATGCCGGAGTTCCAGCGCGGCGTTGCGGTGGCCTACTGCGATTCGCCGGGCCCGCTCGACAAGGGCCTGGACACCTACTACGCGATTTCGCCGATCCCGGACGACTGGGACGACAAGCAGGTCGACTCGTTCCTGCGCGAATACAACAGCCGCATGATCCACCTGCTGTCCATCCACGAGGCGATGCCGGGCCACTACCTGGAAGGCGTGCATTCGGCGGAGTCGCACTCGACGCTGCGCTCGGTGCTGCGCTCGGGCCTGTTCGCCGAGGGCTGGGCGGTCTACACCGAGGACATGATGGCCGACGCCGGCTACCTGGATAACGACCCGCTGTTCCGCCTGGTGCAGCTGAAGTTCTACCTGCGCACGATCGCCAACGCGATCCTCGACCAGGGCGTGCACGTGGACAACTGGACCCGCGAGCAGGCGATGGAGCTGATGACCAAGCAGGCGTTCCAGCAGGAGCGCGAGGCCGCCGGCAAGTGGGAGCGCGCGCAGCTCACCAGCGCGCAGCTTCCGACGTACTTCGTCGGTGCGCAGGAGCACTTCGACATGCGCAAGGCGGTGGAAGCCAAGCTGGGCGACAAGTTCAACGCCAAGGCATACCACGACCAGGTGTTGTCCTACGGCGCCCCGCCGGTCCGCTACGTCCGCGAGATGATGCTGGACGAGCCGATCAAATAA
- a CDS encoding VOC family protein — MPHRQGSTVIPTLSYRDAPAMIDWLCRAFGFQKQAVYMDGDVVLHAQLTHGNGMIMLGSSGKDGDWAKYMIHPDETGGRATHGVCVIVTDADAHYAQAKSAGATIEIDIADQDYGGRGYACRDPEGHLWWFGSYDPWNA; from the coding sequence ATGCCCCACCGCCAAGGCAGCACCGTGATCCCCACCCTCAGCTACCGCGACGCGCCGGCGATGATCGACTGGCTGTGCCGCGCGTTCGGTTTCCAGAAACAGGCCGTGTACATGGACGGCGACGTCGTCCTGCACGCGCAGCTGACCCACGGCAACGGCATGATCATGCTCGGCTCGTCCGGCAAGGACGGCGACTGGGCGAAGTACATGATCCATCCCGACGAAACCGGCGGGCGCGCCACGCACGGCGTGTGCGTCATCGTGACCGACGCCGACGCGCATTACGCCCAGGCGAAATCCGCCGGTGCGACGATCGAGATCGACATCGCCGACCAGGACTACGGCGGCCGCGGCTATGCCTGCCGCGATCCCGAAGGCCACCTGTGGTGGTTCGGCAGCTACGACCCCTGGAACGCCTGA
- a CDS encoding GFA family protein → MTTYTGGCHCGAIAYDVEGRIDQVIDCNCSMCARRGGLLWFVPRTAFTLKTPESNYATYTFNTHRLQHHFCPTCGISPFSEGQMPDGTPMIAINARCLEGVDVASLKVVPYDGRSR, encoded by the coding sequence ATGACCACTTACACCGGCGGCTGCCACTGCGGCGCGATCGCGTACGACGTGGAAGGCCGGATCGACCAGGTGATCGACTGCAACTGTTCGATGTGCGCCAGGCGCGGCGGCCTGCTGTGGTTCGTGCCGCGCACGGCCTTCACGCTGAAGACACCCGAATCGAACTACGCCACCTACACGTTCAACACGCACCGCCTGCAGCACCATTTCTGCCCGACCTGCGGCATTTCCCCGTTCTCCGAGGGCCAGATGCCCGATGGCACGCCGATGATCGCGATCAACGCGCGTTGCCTGGAGGGCGTGGACGTGGCCTCGCTGAAGGTGGTGCCGTACGACGGGCGCTCGCGCTGA